One window of Tenacibaculum maritimum NCIMB 2154 genomic DNA carries:
- the feoB gene encoding ferrous iron transport protein B: MEDKKEIRVSLIGNPNTGKTSLFNQLTGLNQKVGNYPGVTVDRKEGTCKLPNNQTALITDLPGTYSINPTSIDESIVLKTLVNAEKSKKPEVVVVVADVENLKRNLLLFTQIQDLEIPTVLAINMADQMDRKGISIDIELLKKELKTEIVLISVRNNVGIEEVKKAIIKSSILEKGEAVCSINSKIDRAYFEKLHEVSSKFSLYELWLMVTQNSFPDNISKEEKNKIQDFRSDLSKVKKYQHKETIYRYQVINGILKNTYKVERSKGTDVRGQLDRIFTHKIFGYLIFFAILLLIFQSIFDWASAPMDFIDGFFATIAEVTKSKLPEGMFTDLLTEGIIPGIGGVVIFIPQIVILFMFIAILEETGYMSRVVFLMDKIMRRFGMSGKSVIPLISGTACAIPAVMATRTISSWKERLITILVTPFTTCSARLPVYAILIALVIPNKKIFGIVNLQGLTLLGLYGLGFLTAIIAAYILHKTLKIKNDSFFIVEMPNYKIPSFKNVFFDVFEKTKAFVLGAGKIILAISIVLWFLASNGPTSFKNVEKEVLANASYNTLSDAEKAQKIASEKLEKSYIGIMGKTIEPVVKPLGYDWKIGIGLITSFAAREVFIGTLATIYSVENDDEDTTTIKQKMQSEINPETGKSRFDLGTGLSLLVFYAFAMQCMATLAIVKRETKSWKWPLIQLLGMGGLAYISAFITYQIFS; encoded by the coding sequence ATGGAGGATAAAAAAGAAATAAGAGTATCTTTAATAGGAAACCCCAATACAGGAAAAACCTCATTGTTTAACCAACTTACAGGGTTGAATCAAAAGGTTGGGAATTATCCAGGAGTTACCGTTGATAGAAAAGAAGGAACATGCAAGCTGCCTAATAATCAAACTGCTCTAATAACAGATCTTCCAGGAACCTACAGTATCAATCCTACATCCATAGATGAAAGTATTGTCTTAAAAACGTTGGTGAATGCTGAAAAATCTAAGAAACCAGAGGTAGTAGTAGTAGTGGCGGATGTAGAAAACTTAAAAAGAAACTTATTACTTTTTACTCAAATTCAAGATTTAGAAATCCCGACAGTGCTAGCTATTAATATGGCAGACCAAATGGACCGTAAAGGAATTTCCATAGATATTGAGCTGTTAAAAAAGGAGCTAAAAACAGAAATAGTACTAATTAGTGTTCGAAATAACGTTGGAATAGAGGAGGTAAAAAAAGCGATCATTAAGAGTAGCATTCTTGAAAAAGGAGAAGCAGTATGTAGTATTAACTCAAAAATAGATCGAGCTTATTTTGAAAAATTACATGAGGTATCTTCAAAATTTTCATTATACGAACTGTGGTTAATGGTTACTCAAAATAGTTTTCCTGATAATATTTCAAAAGAGGAAAAAAATAAAATTCAAGATTTTAGAAGCGATTTGAGTAAGGTTAAAAAGTATCAGCATAAAGAAACTATTTATCGCTATCAAGTAATCAATGGAATTTTAAAAAACACCTACAAGGTAGAACGATCAAAAGGAACAGATGTTAGAGGGCAGCTTGATAGGATTTTTACTCATAAAATATTTGGATACCTTATTTTCTTTGCCATCTTATTGCTAATTTTTCAATCAATTTTTGACTGGGCATCGGCCCCAATGGATTTTATTGATGGCTTTTTTGCAACCATCGCAGAAGTTACAAAATCAAAGCTTCCTGAAGGAATGTTTACGGATTTACTTACAGAAGGAATTATTCCAGGTATTGGGGGAGTGGTTATTTTTATTCCGCAGATAGTAATTTTATTCATGTTTATAGCAATTTTGGAAGAAACAGGTTATATGAGTAGGGTTGTTTTTTTAATGGATAAAATAATGCGCCGCTTTGGAATGAGTGGAAAAAGTGTTATTCCACTAATCTCAGGAACAGCCTGCGCTATACCAGCAGTAATGGCTACCCGAACAATATCTAGTTGGAAAGAACGCTTAATCACTATTTTAGTAACTCCTTTTACAACTTGTTCAGCAAGACTGCCAGTATATGCTATTTTGATAGCATTGGTAATTCCAAATAAAAAGATATTTGGAATTGTAAATTTGCAAGGATTAACGCTTTTAGGACTGTATGGGCTAGGATTTTTAACGGCTATTATAGCTGCTTATATTTTGCATAAAACATTGAAAATAAAAAATGATTCATTTTTTATTGTAGAGATGCCTAATTATAAAATACCCTCTTTTAAAAATGTGTTTTTTGATGTTTTTGAAAAAACAAAAGCATTTGTTTTAGGAGCAGGTAAAATAATTTTAGCTATTTCAATTGTACTGTGGTTTTTAGCATCTAATGGACCTACTTCTTTTAAAAATGTGGAGAAAGAAGTACTGGCTAATGCAAGTTATAATACGTTATCTGATGCAGAGAAAGCACAGAAAATAGCTTCTGAAAAATTAGAGAAATCATATATAGGAATTATGGGGAAAACAATAGAACCCGTAGTAAAACCATTAGGATATGATTGGAAAATAGGAATAGGATTAATTACTTCATTTGCAGCGAGAGAGGTGTTTATAGGAACTTTAGCAACGATTTATAGCGTTGAAAATGATGACGAAGATACAACAACGATCAAACAAAAAATGCAATCTGAAATAAATCCAGAAACAGGAAAAAGTAGGTTTGATTTAGGAACAGGATTATCTCTTTTAGTTTTCTATGCCTTTGCAATGCAGTGTATGGCTACCTTAGCTATTGTAAAACGGGAAACGAAAAGCTGGAAGTGGCCATTGATACAACTTTTAGGAATGGGAGGTTTGGCGTATATCTCCGCGTTTATTACATATCAAATATTTAGTTAA
- a CDS encoding FeoB-associated Cys-rich membrane protein, producing MQEVLVYVVLFIAILFLVKKFVYKRKADKGCGTDCGCS from the coding sequence ATGCAAGAAGTTTTAGTATATGTTGTTTTATTTATAGCAATTCTTTTTTTAGTTAAAAAGTTTGTTTACAAAAGGAAAGCCGATAAAGGTTGCGGTACTGATTGTGGTTGCTCTTAA
- a CDS encoding enoyl-CoA hydratase/isomerase family protein, whose protein sequence is MGFQNILIDITDGLGKITINRPKKLNALNKVTIEELHNAFTTLNNDSSVKVIIVTGSGDKAFVAGADISEFSNFSEEEGGKLAAKGQELLFDFVENLSTPVIAAVNGFALGGGLELAMACHFRVASNHAKMGLPEVSLGVIPGYGGTQRLPQLVGKGKAMEMIMTAHMITAEEAKDAGLVNHVVSIEALLPFTEKLARKIMRNSPVAISGAIKAVNANYKDGVNGFLTEITAFGNCFGTEDFKEGTTAFLEKRKANFSGK, encoded by the coding sequence ATGGGTTTTCAAAATATTTTAATTGATATTACTGATGGTTTAGGAAAAATAACAATCAACCGTCCTAAAAAATTAAATGCGTTAAATAAAGTAACTATTGAAGAACTGCACAATGCTTTCACAACCCTTAATAATGATTCCTCTGTAAAAGTAATTATAGTTACAGGTAGCGGAGATAAAGCTTTTGTTGCGGGAGCAGATATTTCTGAGTTTTCGAATTTTTCTGAAGAAGAAGGAGGTAAACTTGCCGCTAAAGGACAGGAATTGTTATTTGATTTTGTAGAAAATTTATCTACACCTGTTATTGCTGCTGTAAATGGTTTTGCTCTTGGGGGAGGATTAGAATTGGCAATGGCTTGTCATTTTAGAGTAGCTTCTAACCATGCTAAAATGGGACTCCCGGAAGTTTCTCTAGGGGTTATTCCTGGATATGGAGGTACACAGCGCCTACCACAATTGGTAGGAAAAGGTAAAGCTATGGAAATGATTATGACTGCGCATATGATTACTGCGGAAGAAGCTAAAGATGCTGGCTTGGTAAACCACGTAGTGAGTATTGAAGCATTACTTCCTTTTACTGAAAAACTGGCTCGTAAAATTATGAGAAATTCTCCTGTTGCAATTAGCGGAGCTATAAAAGCTGTAAATGCGAACTATAAAGATGGTGTAAATGGTTTCCTTACAGAAATCACCGCCTTTGGAAACTGCTTTGGTACAGAAGATTTTAAAGAAGGGACTACTGCTTTTTTAGAAAAACGAAAAGCAAATTTCTCTGGAAAATAG
- a CDS encoding sensor histidine kinase, with protein MILLVLLASVLIAAITIYQYDEQTKEYNIKRFGRKEDATKHDIEIELKRKTTYAVTTKNLSRIFQDRIYEIATVHKLNISMYDMNGRLLKSSIPNAFEQIEEKPLTSDIVTELANNSNHKILKSFTEKGITYQSSYTYINDPRFKRIGILELQIAQSNREQEHELEEFMSRLALVYILMFLTAIALAYFLSSYITRSIKTISEKMQQTHLNKQNEKITLEAASSEINSLVDAYNNMIDQLEDSAVKLAKSEREQAWREMAKQVAHEIKNPLTPMRLSVQSFERRFDPSDPTIKEKLKEYSQTLIQQIDVMSSIASAFSDFAKMPTQKREQLNVIEVIKLALDIFNEKYIHYIPETDTLYANLDKTQLIRIVTNLVKNASQATENEEHPKIEVKVSSEGQYLKIIVSDNGKGIKETLKNLIFEPKFTTKSSGMGLGLPMIKNIIEAYDGTISYSSKEGIGTVFTIVLPKK; from the coding sequence ATGATACTATTGGTGTTATTAGCCTCTGTTTTAATTGCTGCAATAACTATTTATCAATATGATGAGCAAACTAAAGAATATAATATCAAGCGTTTTGGTAGAAAAGAAGATGCTACTAAACACGATATTGAAATAGAGCTTAAAAGAAAAACTACATATGCAGTTACTACTAAAAATTTATCTCGAATTTTTCAAGATAGAATCTACGAAATAGCAACTGTTCATAAATTAAACATATCAATGTATGATATGAATGGGCGCTTGCTAAAATCATCCATTCCTAATGCCTTTGAACAAATTGAAGAAAAACCACTCACTAGCGATATTGTAACGGAGCTAGCAAATAACTCCAATCATAAAATATTAAAAAGTTTTACAGAAAAAGGAATTACCTATCAATCTTCATATACCTATATAAACGACCCTAGATTTAAAAGAATTGGTATTTTAGAGCTTCAAATAGCCCAAAGTAATAGAGAACAAGAGCATGAATTAGAAGAGTTTATGTCACGATTAGCGCTAGTGTATATTCTTATGTTTTTAACAGCCATTGCACTTGCTTATTTTTTATCTAGCTATATAACTCGCTCTATCAAAACAATTTCAGAAAAAATGCAGCAAACTCATTTGAATAAACAAAATGAAAAAATCACATTGGAAGCTGCAAGTTCTGAAATTAACAGCCTTGTTGATGCCTATAACAATATGATCGATCAACTGGAAGATAGTGCTGTAAAATTGGCTAAAAGTGAGCGGGAGCAAGCTTGGCGCGAAATGGCGAAGCAGGTGGCTCATGAAATTAAAAACCCATTAACTCCAATGCGTTTGTCTGTACAAAGCTTTGAAAGACGGTTTGACCCAAGTGACCCTACCATAAAAGAAAAATTAAAAGAGTATAGTCAAACTCTTATTCAGCAAATTGACGTAATGAGTTCTATTGCTTCTGCTTTTTCTGATTTTGCAAAAATGCCTACTCAAAAGCGGGAGCAACTTAACGTTATTGAGGTTATTAAATTAGCATTAGATATTTTTAATGAAAAATACATTCATTATATTCCTGAAACGGATACGTTATATGCTAATTTAGACAAGACTCAACTCATTAGAATTGTTACCAACCTTGTTAAAAATGCTTCTCAAGCTACTGAAAATGAAGAACACCCTAAAATAGAGGTAAAAGTTTCTTCTGAAGGGCAATATCTTAAAATTATTGTTTCTGATAACGGAAAAGGAATAAAAGAGACACTTAAAAATCTTATTTTTGAGCCTAAGTTTACTACGAAATCTAGTGGAATGGGACTCGGTTTGCCTATGATTAAGAATATCATTGAAGCGTATGATGGTACTATTTCTTACAGTTCAAAGGAAGGAATTGGCACTGTTTTTACCATAGTATTGCCAAAAAAATAA
- a CDS encoding DNA polymerase III subunit gives MLFNEIIGQDHIKKHLQTSANNGRIPHAQLFVGKEGTGALPMAIAYAQFLLCNFSKETDACNVKCQKLQHPDLHFAFPVTTNENVKKHPVSNLFLDDWRRFITEQPYGSLFNWLQHIHVENKQGLINVDEAEDIVKKLQLKSYEGGFKVMIIWMAEKMNIAAANKLLKLIEEPPSKTIFLLVTENEQEIINTIKSRCQALHFPSLSEHDIVTALMKRENVSESEATKIAHQAAGNYNKAVHLLHHNANDILFEEWFITWIRAAFKAKGNAAVIQQLIEWSDAIAKSGRETQKQFLQYCLQFFRQALLLNYKVPDLVFLETKTPKFELKNFAPFVHSGNMLIIEKEISDAMYHIERNGNAKIILLDVSIKLTRLLHSKEEKVN, from the coding sequence ATGCTTTTTAACGAAATTATAGGTCAAGACCACATCAAGAAACATTTACAAACTTCTGCTAATAATGGGAGAATTCCACATGCACAATTATTTGTAGGTAAAGAAGGTACTGGTGCTTTACCAATGGCCATTGCTTATGCTCAATTTTTATTATGTAATTTTTCTAAAGAGACTGATGCTTGTAATGTAAAGTGTCAGAAATTACAACACCCTGATTTACATTTTGCTTTTCCTGTTACTACCAATGAAAATGTTAAGAAGCACCCTGTTAGCAATCTTTTTTTGGATGATTGGAGACGTTTTATAACGGAACAACCTTATGGTAGTTTATTTAATTGGTTACAACATATTCATGTGGAAAACAAACAAGGTCTTATAAATGTTGATGAGGCCGAGGATATTGTTAAAAAATTACAATTAAAATCTTATGAAGGTGGTTTTAAGGTGATGATTATTTGGATGGCTGAAAAAATGAATATTGCTGCTGCAAATAAACTGTTGAAATTAATTGAGGAGCCTCCTAGTAAAACAATTTTTTTGTTGGTTACTGAAAATGAACAAGAAATCATTAATACTATAAAATCTCGATGCCAAGCTTTACATTTTCCTTCATTAAGTGAACATGATATTGTTACTGCTTTAATGAAAAGGGAAAATGTTTCGGAATCAGAAGCTACAAAAATTGCGCATCAAGCTGCAGGAAATTACAATAAGGCGGTCCATCTATTACACCATAATGCTAACGACATTTTATTTGAAGAGTGGTTTATTACTTGGATTAGAGCTGCTTTTAAGGCTAAAGGAAATGCTGCTGTTATTCAACAACTCATTGAATGGAGTGATGCTATTGCTAAGAGTGGGCGTGAAACTCAAAAACAATTCTTGCAATATTGCTTGCAGTTTTTCAGACAAGCATTGTTGTTAAATTACAAGGTCCCTGATCTAGTTTTTTTAGAAACTAAAACACCTAAGTTTGAGTTAAAAAATTTTGCTCCTTTTGTACATAGTGGAAATATGCTCATTATTGAAAAAGAAATTAGCGATGCCATGTACCATATTGAAAGAAATGGGAATGCTAAAATCATTTTGCTTGATGTATCTATCAAATTAACGCGATTACTACATTCTAAGGAAGAAAAAGTAAACTAA
- a CDS encoding FeoA family protein — protein sequence MNTIASLHIGEKGIISEESLANIPLKLLEMGCLPGAEVELLQIAPLNDPIYICVNGSHLAIRKETASQILLTKIK from the coding sequence TTGAATACTATTGCATCCTTACATATTGGCGAAAAAGGTATAATTTCTGAAGAAAGCTTAGCAAACATTCCGTTAAAATTATTAGAAATGGGATGTTTACCTGGTGCAGAGGTCGAATTGTTACAAATAGCACCTTTGAATGATCCAATATATATATGCGTAAATGGAAGTCATTTAGCAATTAGAAAAGAAACAGCCAGTCAAATTTTGCTTACTAAAATAAAGTAA